The genomic interval TGCGATGCGCTTGGCCGCGCTCGCGTGCCTGGTCCTCGTGCTCAGCCAGCCCCGGATCGTGCGAGTCATCGAGGAGCCGATCACCGAAGGCGTGGGCGTCGCCTTCGCGATCGATCTGTCTTCGTCGATGTGGGCGCAGGACATGGCTGAACGCACTACGCGACTCCAAGTGGCCAAAGCGACCGTGCGGCGCTTTCTCGAGCAGCGCAACGACGACGTCGGGCTCGTCGCATTCGCCGGTGAGGCCCTGATCCGTTTGCCTCTGACTGACGACGCCTACGCCATCGAGATGGCGGTCGAGGCGATGGAGGTCGGCCTGGCGATCGACGGTACCGACGTCGCCGGCGCGATCGCCGCGGGGGCGGGGCTGCTCAAGGACACGCCCCACAGCTCGAAGGTGCTCATCCTCGTTACGGACGGGGCGCACAACAAAGCCGGGATGGTGCCATCGCTCGCGGCCCGCGCGGCAGCGACGTTCGGCATAAAGGTCTATC from Gemmatimonadota bacterium carries:
- a CDS encoding VWA domain-containing protein, whose amino-acid sequence is MSIELGRPGSLALLALLPVWWLWVRPSGLAGLLVPRGQDSESLALGGWRGRTIELLPHAMRLAALACLVLVLSQPRIVRVIEEPITEGVGVAFAIDLSSSMWAQDMAERTTRLQVAKATVRRFLEQRNDDVGLVAFAGEALIRLPLTDDAYAIEMAVEAMEVGLAIDGTDVAGAIAAGAGLLKDTPHSSKVLILVTDGAHNKAGMVPSLAARAAATFGIKVYPIAIGTDEAQGAAAATMETVLAQTARITGGQYFRASNVEALQAIYDEIDRLEAVSEVMIEREQAIPLGLWLLLSGIVLVVGATTLRGSRWGLVP